One window of the Anaeromyxobacter dehalogenans 2CP-C genome contains the following:
- a CDS encoding peptidoglycan-binding domain-containing protein: protein MRPWRAVALAAALGCAARGKQEPVRPPPTGAPEAPDRREERGVPPRGERPRVPASPEALLAPGAVGEIQDALRDRGYLGAHRRGELDRATSAALRRFQEAQGLAATGAPDRETLRRLHVDPARAYGRDERGAGGS, encoded by the coding sequence GTGAGGCCATGGCGCGCGGTCGCGCTGGCGGCGGCGCTCGGCTGCGCCGCCCGGGGCAAGCAGGAGCCGGTGCGCCCGCCGCCCACCGGCGCGCCCGAGGCGCCGGACCGCCGGGAGGAGCGCGGCGTCCCCCCGCGCGGCGAGCGCCCGCGCGTGCCGGCCTCGCCCGAGGCGCTGCTCGCCCCGGGCGCGGTGGGCGAGATCCAGGACGCGCTGCGCGATCGCGGCTACCTCGGCGCGCACCGCCGCGGCGAGCTCGACCGCGCCACCAGCGCCGCGCTCCGCCGCTTCCAGGAGGCGCAGGGGCTCGCCGCCACCGGCGCGCCGGACCGAGAGACGCTGCGGCGGCTCCACGTCGATCCCGCGCGGGCCTACGGGCGCGACGAGCGCGGCGCCGGCGGCTCGTGA
- the fdnG gene encoding formate dehydrogenase-N subunit alpha: protein MTLSRRNWLKIAAGGTAGLALADLGFGPGEARAATGALKLKGTKEFTTACNFCSCGCGMVAHVRDGQLVNLEGDPDHAINFGALCTKGAAMKATHDSPRRVKAPMYRAPGSDRWEEISWDQAYEKLARKLKEVRDASWTVTEKDGDAEYPVNRTDAIALMGGAQNTNEECYLFNKMGRLLGTSYVEHQARLUHSPTVPSLGASFGRGAMTNGWADLQNAKVFLIEGSNAAENHVMAMKWIRKAQEKGAKVIHVDPRFNRTSSIADVFARIRPGSDIAFLSAVINHVLQKRLYDEAYVKLHTNALLVSKDEFGFDEGVFSGYDHEKHKYDNASWGYELDAARKPVKAKDLDDPRCVFSKLKQHFARYTPEVAEQISGVPAKQVVEIAELYANNRPGTILYALGMTQHTVGIQNIRCYGILQMLLGNIGVAGGGVNALRGEPNVQGACDMSVLHGYMFGYLNYPEHAHTTFKDWTKANGSFRAKMTANGLKAWFGENATPENEFGWAWLPKKSAKKDYSIYGILDAAYAGQMKVLWALGQNPMVTNPNLSYVHDALSKLDMLVVQELWETETAAFWQRPGTDPKAIQTEVLLLPAAYFMEKEGTITGSGRMVQWRHAAVKPPGQAKTDIEIIDAVYRKVRGLYAGSADPKDAPLAKAAWDYRAESLAEDVLKEINGRVHRDVTLPDGKVLKAGDMVGGIGQLQADGSTSSGVWLYAGVFAGGKNLSKRRDSSDKSGIGFYKDFAWSWPGNMKILYNRASCDANGKPWPGTIPIIAWDETEKKWKGKDTPDVPDATKGPDTPEGQRAFRMNAEGLGRLMAAPYKSFKEAKDELPIDSSYVPKDGPFPEHYEPVESPVANVMHPKVQTNPCLKYPRVKAKQPIGTSKDFPYVLMTSSIAEHWCAGSTTRNVPWLNELFPEPVIELPEKLAAKLTIRSGDKVKVTSARGDVTVKAVVTKRMQVMKIAGQEVPVVWMPYNWGFKGLSTGPSTNYLTIDAVDPGAGTQETKACLVDVARVEEAVASR from the coding sequence ATGACCCTGAGCAGAAGAAATTGGTTGAAGATTGCAGCCGGGGGCACGGCCGGGCTGGCGCTCGCCGACCTGGGCTTCGGCCCGGGCGAGGCGCGGGCCGCCACCGGCGCCCTGAAGCTGAAGGGCACCAAGGAGTTCACCACCGCCTGCAACTTCTGCTCGTGCGGCTGCGGCATGGTCGCCCACGTCAGGGACGGGCAGCTCGTCAACCTCGAGGGCGATCCGGACCACGCCATCAACTTCGGCGCGCTCTGCACCAAGGGCGCGGCCATGAAGGCCACCCACGACTCCCCGCGGCGGGTGAAGGCGCCGATGTACCGCGCGCCGGGCTCCGATCGCTGGGAGGAGATCTCCTGGGACCAGGCGTACGAGAAGCTCGCCCGGAAGCTCAAGGAGGTCCGCGACGCGAGCTGGACCGTCACCGAGAAGGACGGCGACGCCGAGTACCCGGTGAACCGCACCGACGCGATCGCGCTCATGGGCGGCGCCCAGAACACGAACGAGGAGTGCTACCTCTTCAACAAGATGGGCCGGCTGCTCGGGACGAGCTACGTCGAGCACCAGGCACGGCTTTGACACAGCCCCACCGTCCCCAGTCTGGGGGCATCGTTCGGCCGTGGCGCGATGACGAATGGTTGGGCTGACCTGCAGAACGCCAAGGTCTTCCTGATCGAGGGGTCCAACGCCGCCGAGAACCACGTGATGGCGATGAAGTGGATCCGCAAGGCGCAGGAGAAGGGCGCCAAGGTCATCCACGTCGATCCGCGCTTCAACCGCACCTCCTCGATCGCCGACGTGTTCGCGCGCATCCGCCCGGGCTCGGACATCGCGTTCCTCTCGGCGGTCATCAACCACGTGCTGCAGAAGCGCCTCTACGACGAGGCGTACGTGAAGCTGCACACGAACGCGCTCCTCGTGTCGAAGGACGAGTTCGGCTTCGACGAGGGCGTGTTCTCCGGGTACGACCACGAGAAGCACAAGTACGACAACGCCTCGTGGGGCTACGAGCTCGACGCCGCGCGCAAGCCGGTCAAGGCGAAGGACCTCGACGACCCGCGCTGCGTGTTCTCGAAGCTGAAGCAGCACTTCGCGCGCTACACGCCGGAGGTGGCGGAGCAGATCTCGGGCGTGCCGGCGAAGCAGGTGGTCGAGATCGCGGAGCTGTACGCGAACAACCGGCCCGGCACGATCCTGTACGCGCTCGGGATGACCCAGCACACGGTCGGCATCCAGAACATCCGCTGCTACGGCATCCTGCAGATGCTGCTCGGCAACATCGGCGTGGCCGGCGGCGGCGTCAACGCGCTGCGCGGCGAGCCGAACGTGCAGGGCGCCTGCGACATGTCCGTGCTGCACGGCTACATGTTCGGCTACCTGAACTACCCCGAGCACGCCCACACGACGTTCAAGGACTGGACGAAGGCCAACGGCAGCTTCCGCGCGAAGATGACCGCGAACGGCCTGAAGGCGTGGTTCGGCGAGAACGCCACCCCCGAGAACGAGTTCGGCTGGGCCTGGCTGCCGAAGAAGAGCGCAAAGAAGGACTACTCGATCTACGGCATCCTCGACGCCGCCTACGCCGGGCAGATGAAGGTGCTGTGGGCCCTCGGCCAGAACCCGATGGTCACGAACCCGAACCTCTCCTACGTGCACGACGCGCTGTCGAAGCTCGACATGCTGGTGGTGCAGGAGCTGTGGGAGACCGAGACCGCCGCGTTCTGGCAGCGCCCGGGCACCGACCCGAAGGCGATCCAGACCGAGGTGCTGCTGCTCCCGGCCGCCTACTTCATGGAGAAGGAGGGCACCATCACCGGCTCGGGCCGCATGGTGCAGTGGCGCCACGCGGCGGTGAAGCCGCCCGGGCAGGCCAAGACCGACATCGAGATCATCGACGCGGTCTACCGCAAGGTCCGCGGCCTGTACGCCGGCTCGGCGGATCCCAAGGACGCGCCGCTCGCCAAGGCCGCCTGGGACTACCGCGCGGAGAGCCTCGCCGAGGACGTCCTGAAGGAGATCAACGGCCGCGTGCACCGCGACGTGACGCTCCCCGACGGCAAGGTGCTGAAGGCGGGTGACATGGTGGGCGGCATCGGCCAGCTGCAGGCCGACGGCTCGACCTCGTCCGGCGTCTGGCTGTACGCGGGCGTGTTCGCCGGCGGCAAGAACCTGTCGAAGCGCCGCGACAGCTCGGACAAGTCCGGCATCGGCTTCTACAAGGACTTCGCCTGGTCCTGGCCGGGCAACATGAAGATCCTCTACAACCGCGCCTCCTGCGACGCGAACGGCAAGCCCTGGCCCGGGACCATCCCGATCATCGCCTGGGACGAGACCGAGAAGAAGTGGAAGGGCAAGGACACGCCGGACGTGCCGGACGCCACCAAGGGCCCGGACACGCCGGAGGGCCAGCGCGCGTTCCGCATGAACGCCGAGGGGCTGGGGCGGCTCATGGCTGCGCCGTACAAGTCCTTCAAGGAGGCGAAGGACGAGCTGCCGATCGACAGCTCCTACGTGCCGAAGGACGGTCCGTTCCCCGAGCACTACGAGCCGGTCGAGAGCCCCGTCGCGAACGTCATGCACCCGAAGGTGCAGACGAACCCGTGCCTCAAGTACCCGCGGGTCAAGGCCAAGCAGCCCATCGGCACGTCGAAGGACTTCCCCTACGTGCTCATGACCTCGTCCATCGCGGAGCACTGGTGCGCCGGGTCCACCACCCGCAACGTGCCGTGGCTGAACGAGCTGTTCCCGGAGCCGGTGATCGAGCTGCCGGAGAAGCTCGCCGCGAAGCTCACGATCCGGTCGGGCGACAAGGTGAAGGTGACCTCGGCGCGCGGCGACGTGACGGTGAAGGCCGTCGTCACCAAGCGCATGCAGGTCATGAAGATCGCCGGCCAGGAGGTGCCGGTGGTGTGGATGCCGTACAACTGGGGGTTCAAGGGCCTCAGCACCGGTCCGAGCACCAACTACCTGACCATCGACGCGGTGGACCCGGGAGCCGGCACCCAGGAGACCAAGGCGTGCCTCGTCGACGTCGCTCGCGTGGAGGAGGCCGTCGCCTCGCGGTAG
- a CDS encoding 6-phosphofructokinase, producing the protein MTKKRVGILTGGGDVPGLNSVIKSVVYRGAEHDIEVVGIRRGWEGLTHLDLTDSASKARYVWPLDRENTRTIDRTGGTILHSSRTNPAKMKKLPPHLQGTSFPTATSTKGGTATTTYDVSKQVLANLEALGLDYLLAIGGDDTLSYAARLHDLGFKVIAIPKTMDNDVRNTEYCIGFSTAITRAMDAIERQRTTVGSHERIGVFRVFGRDAGFTSLYTAYVTSIRCLIPEHKPKIEHVVDLLVTDKRENPSGYALIVLSEGAQWEGYAVQEYGDADAFGHRKKASVGESLSDEIKRRTGEETIVSDLTYDLRSGDPDFIDKLIAYTFGTMAFDAVLEGKSGLMSALVDGRYDLVPIPDPKLGPRKVDVASMYNTDRLRPIYANKRGLPVFLNKI; encoded by the coding sequence ATGACCAAGAAGCGCGTCGGCATCCTCACCGGCGGCGGCGACGTCCCCGGCCTGAACAGCGTGATCAAGAGCGTCGTGTACCGCGGCGCCGAGCACGACATCGAGGTCGTGGGCATCCGGCGCGGGTGGGAGGGGCTCACCCACCTCGACCTCACCGACTCCGCCAGCAAGGCGCGCTACGTCTGGCCCCTCGACCGCGAGAACACCCGCACCATCGACCGGACCGGCGGCACCATCCTCCACTCCTCGCGGACGAACCCCGCGAAGATGAAGAAGCTGCCGCCGCACCTGCAGGGGACGTCGTTCCCGACCGCGACCAGCACCAAGGGCGGGACGGCCACCACCACCTACGACGTCTCGAAGCAGGTGCTCGCGAACCTCGAGGCGCTCGGGCTCGACTACCTGCTCGCCATCGGCGGCGACGACACGCTGTCCTACGCCGCCCGGCTCCACGACCTCGGGTTCAAGGTCATCGCGATCCCGAAGACCATGGACAACGACGTCCGGAACACCGAGTACTGCATCGGGTTCTCGACCGCGATCACCCGCGCCATGGACGCGATCGAGCGCCAGCGCACCACCGTCGGCTCGCACGAGCGCATCGGCGTGTTCCGGGTGTTCGGCCGCGACGCGGGCTTCACCTCGCTCTACACCGCCTACGTCACCTCCATCCGCTGCCTCATCCCCGAGCACAAGCCGAAGATCGAGCACGTGGTGGACCTGCTCGTCACCGACAAGCGCGAGAACCCCTCCGGCTACGCGCTCATCGTGCTCTCCGAGGGCGCGCAGTGGGAGGGCTACGCGGTGCAGGAGTACGGCGACGCGGACGCGTTCGGCCACCGCAAGAAGGCCAGCGTGGGCGAGTCGCTCTCCGACGAGATCAAGCGGCGGACGGGCGAGGAGACGATCGTCTCCGACCTGACCTACGACCTGCGCTCCGGCGATCCCGACTTCATCGACAAGCTCATCGCGTACACCTTCGGCACCATGGCGTTCGACGCGGTGCTGGAGGGGAAGAGCGGCCTCATGTCGGCGCTGGTGGACGGGCGCTACGACCTCGTGCCCATCCCCGACCCGAAGCTCGGGCCCCGCAAGGTGGACGTGGCGAGCATGTACAACACCGACCGCCTGCGGCCGATCTACGCGAACAAGCGCGGCCTGCCGGTGTTCCTCAACAAGATCTGA
- a CDS encoding formate dehydrogenase accessory protein FdhE, producing the protein METELHDWLRTHPYLSRIADVQARVEDAAARAEAAPPPAPEQWEAYRAEYGRGIALLRAEQGRPDVAAQGAAALEQVIAALDAAPLPDAVAAGVRELKDRLAGRPADLRGAVAWVLDGEHAQAPAQPGLLRYLGWSALRRVLAPTVAAFQAWRDEDGWMHAHCPTCAARPVVAQLVPAAAGRERRLACGCCGTRWKFRRIGCPYCGNAAPEKIDVFEVEGEDGLRLDVCQGCNGYLKTVAREGGPDLLLADWTTLQLDALARERGYKRLGTSLYEL; encoded by the coding sequence ATGGAAACGGAACTCCACGACTGGCTGCGCACCCACCCCTACCTCTCACGGATCGCCGACGTCCAGGCGAGGGTCGAGGACGCCGCGGCGCGCGCCGAGGCCGCCCCCCCGCCCGCGCCGGAGCAGTGGGAGGCCTACCGCGCCGAGTACGGGCGCGGGATCGCGCTCCTGCGCGCCGAGCAAGGGCGCCCCGACGTCGCGGCGCAGGGCGCCGCCGCGCTCGAGCAGGTCATCGCCGCGCTCGACGCCGCGCCGTTGCCCGACGCGGTCGCGGCCGGCGTGCGCGAGCTGAAGGACCGCCTCGCCGGGCGGCCTGCCGACCTGCGCGGGGCGGTCGCGTGGGTGCTCGACGGCGAGCACGCCCAGGCGCCGGCGCAGCCGGGCCTGCTGCGCTACCTGGGCTGGAGCGCGCTGCGGCGGGTGCTCGCGCCCACGGTCGCGGCGTTCCAGGCCTGGCGCGACGAGGACGGGTGGATGCACGCGCACTGCCCCACCTGCGCCGCGCGCCCGGTGGTGGCGCAGCTCGTCCCCGCGGCCGCGGGCCGCGAGCGCCGCCTCGCCTGCGGGTGCTGCGGGACGCGCTGGAAGTTCCGCCGCATCGGCTGCCCGTACTGCGGCAACGCCGCCCCCGAGAAGATCGACGTCTTCGAGGTGGAGGGCGAGGACGGGCTGCGCCTCGACGTCTGCCAGGGCTGCAACGGCTACCTCAAGACCGTGGCCCGCGAGGGCGGGCCGGACCTGCTGCTCGCGGACTGGACCACGCTCCAGCTCGACGCGCTCGCCCGCGAGCGCGGCTACAAGCGGCTCGGGACGTCGCTCTACGAGCTGTAG
- a CDS encoding trans-sulfuration enzyme family protein, whose protein sequence is MADPLRPETLALHADAGLEASADVAPPIHLSTTFDADNPERLVYSRDDQPTRRRLEAVLGALEGGGAAVVYASGLAAVTAALLHLQPRRVALARGGYHGTHAAIDALARLGVEKVPLDAPVGKGDLVWLETPRNPTCEVQDVAAHAARAHAAGALLVVDGTFATPALQQPLALGADLVMHSLTKFLSGHSDALGGVLVARDPALGDALRRARTVGGAVLGALETWLVLRGVRTLGVRVRAQTATATRLAEFLAPRVARVWHPSRPDFPGRELAARQMRGPGPMLAFELGSEAEARALPGKLRLFRDATSLGGVESLVEWRRKVDPEAPAALLRVSAGLEDPDDLVADLEQGLRAVAAG, encoded by the coding sequence ATGGCCGATCCGCTCCGCCCCGAGACCCTCGCCCTGCACGCCGACGCCGGCCTGGAGGCGTCCGCCGACGTCGCCCCGCCCATCCACCTCTCCACCACGTTCGACGCGGACAACCCGGAGCGCCTCGTCTACTCGCGCGACGACCAGCCGACGCGCCGCCGCCTGGAGGCGGTGCTGGGCGCGCTCGAGGGCGGCGGCGCCGCGGTGGTGTACGCCTCGGGCCTCGCCGCGGTCACGGCGGCCCTGCTGCACCTGCAGCCGCGCCGGGTGGCCCTCGCGCGCGGCGGCTACCACGGGACGCACGCCGCCATCGACGCGCTGGCGCGGCTCGGGGTGGAGAAGGTCCCGCTCGACGCGCCGGTGGGCAAGGGCGACCTCGTCTGGCTGGAGACCCCCCGCAACCCCACCTGCGAGGTGCAGGACGTCGCCGCGCACGCCGCGCGCGCCCACGCGGCGGGCGCGCTGCTGGTGGTGGACGGGACGTTCGCGACGCCGGCGCTGCAGCAGCCGCTCGCGCTCGGCGCCGACCTGGTGATGCACTCGCTCACCAAGTTCCTCTCCGGCCACTCCGACGCGCTCGGCGGCGTCCTGGTGGCGCGCGATCCGGCGCTGGGCGACGCGCTCCGCCGCGCGCGCACGGTGGGCGGCGCGGTCCTGGGCGCGCTCGAGACGTGGCTCGTGCTGCGCGGCGTGCGCACGCTGGGCGTCCGCGTCCGCGCGCAGACCGCGACCGCCACGCGCCTGGCCGAGTTCTTGGCGCCGCGGGTGGCGCGCGTGTGGCACCCCTCGCGGCCCGACTTCCCGGGCCGGGAGCTCGCCGCCCGCCAGATGCGCGGGCCCGGCCCCATGCTCGCGTTCGAGCTCGGCAGCGAGGCCGAGGCGCGGGCGCTCCCCGGCAAGCTAAGGCTGTTCCGCGACGCGACCTCGCTCGGCGGCGTCGAGTCGCTGGTCGAGTGGCGGCGCAAGGTGGACCCCGAGGCGCCCGCGGCGCTCCTGCGCGTGTCGGCGGGCCTGGAGGACCCCGACGACCTCGTCGCCGACCTGGAGCAGGGGCTCCGCGCCGTGGCCGCCGGCTAG
- a CDS encoding 4Fe-4S dicluster domain-containing protein, with protein MSKATLIDTTYCIGCRSCQSTCKQWNDLPAEQTVLLGGDKGLQNPNTLTSSTFAVVTFDEVEDANAPGGLRYVSTKRQCMHCEEPACAAACPVTALHKTESGAVAYDASKCIGCRYCMWACPFGVPTAEWDSLAPKIQKCDMCVGRQTAAVPDERNGVALTAEERAHLAAAYAIPACVKQCPAGALKYGDRDELLKEAHARIAASPAKYVDHVYGEHEVGGTNMLYLSPVPFEKLGFPTDLGTDPLPRRSAVALGAVPPAVIGVGAALGGVYALSKRRQEVKAKERKAHEHHPEFAPVKQPFWTTANKLLAAVMAWGAISFVARFALGLGGSTNLSDTYAWGLWIVFDLVWIAVAAGAFATAGLIYVLQRKDLYSIGRSAVLMGLLSYSFVTVTLLADLGLPWHFWRLGTEAPHHSAMFEVSWCVGLYVTVLAFEFMPVPFERWGMKKAMEAWKRWSPWYVVGAVTLFVYLMSRNVVIAAAAAAVFSVLAYAFRTRPGEKPVPILLAIAAVTLSTMHQSSLGSLFLLMPDKLDHAWWSPVMPVYFFLSSIAAGLGLMVLVELWIAKAFKRQVRVAQLAALGKVAFWALAVYEAFRLGDLAVRGQLGHALTGPKAGLFLAEVVLGGLLPLVLLGAAKLRERPAILGVASALATGGIVLNRMSVVVFAMNLKGAMPQDSAQAYLPSSVEWGVSLGLIAATIFLFGLAVRHMPVLPKEEPAEAANEPKAEQASA; from the coding sequence ATGAGCAAGGCCACGTTGATCGACACGACGTACTGCATCGGTTGCCGCTCGTGCCAGAGCACCTGCAAGCAGTGGAACGACCTCCCCGCCGAGCAGACGGTGCTGCTCGGCGGTGACAAGGGGCTCCAGAACCCCAACACGCTGACCTCCAGCACGTTCGCGGTGGTCACCTTCGACGAGGTGGAGGACGCGAACGCGCCGGGCGGGCTCCGGTACGTGTCCACCAAGCGCCAGTGCATGCACTGCGAGGAGCCGGCCTGCGCGGCGGCCTGCCCGGTGACGGCGCTGCACAAGACCGAGTCGGGCGCCGTCGCCTACGACGCCTCGAAGTGCATCGGCTGCCGCTACTGCATGTGGGCCTGCCCGTTCGGCGTGCCCACCGCGGAGTGGGACTCGCTCGCGCCGAAGATCCAGAAGTGCGACATGTGCGTGGGCCGCCAGACGGCGGCCGTGCCCGACGAGCGCAACGGCGTCGCGCTCACCGCGGAGGAGCGCGCCCACCTCGCCGCGGCGTACGCCATCCCGGCGTGCGTCAAGCAGTGCCCGGCCGGCGCGCTGAAGTACGGCGACCGGGACGAGCTGCTGAAGGAGGCGCACGCGCGCATCGCGGCCAGCCCGGCCAAGTACGTGGACCACGTCTACGGCGAGCACGAGGTGGGCGGGACGAACATGCTGTACCTGTCGCCGGTCCCGTTCGAGAAGCTCGGCTTCCCGACGGACCTCGGCACCGATCCGCTCCCGCGCCGCAGCGCGGTGGCGCTCGGCGCGGTCCCGCCCGCGGTCATCGGGGTGGGCGCGGCGCTCGGCGGCGTGTACGCGCTGTCGAAGCGCAGGCAGGAGGTGAAGGCGAAGGAGAGGAAGGCGCACGAGCACCACCCCGAGTTCGCCCCGGTGAAGCAGCCGTTCTGGACCACCGCGAACAAGCTGCTCGCGGCGGTGATGGCCTGGGGCGCGATCTCCTTCGTGGCCCGGTTCGCCCTCGGCCTGGGCGGCTCCACCAACCTCAGCGACACCTACGCCTGGGGCCTCTGGATCGTCTTCGACCTGGTCTGGATCGCGGTCGCGGCCGGCGCGTTCGCCACGGCGGGCCTCATCTACGTGCTCCAGCGCAAGGACCTGTACTCCATCGGACGGTCCGCCGTGCTGATGGGCCTCCTGTCCTACTCGTTCGTCACGGTGACGCTGCTCGCCGACCTCGGCCTGCCGTGGCACTTCTGGCGTCTCGGCACCGAGGCCCCGCACCACTCGGCCATGTTCGAGGTCTCCTGGTGCGTCGGCCTGTACGTGACGGTCCTCGCGTTCGAGTTCATGCCGGTGCCGTTCGAGCGCTGGGGCATGAAGAAGGCGATGGAGGCCTGGAAGCGCTGGTCGCCCTGGTACGTGGTGGGCGCGGTGACGCTGTTCGTCTACCTGATGTCCCGCAACGTCGTGATCGCGGCGGCGGCGGCGGCGGTGTTCTCGGTCCTGGCGTACGCGTTCCGCACGCGCCCGGGCGAGAAGCCGGTGCCCATCCTGCTCGCCATCGCGGCGGTGACGCTGTCCACCATGCACCAGAGCTCGCTGGGCTCGCTGTTCCTGCTCATGCCCGACAAGCTCGACCACGCCTGGTGGTCGCCGGTGATGCCGGTCTACTTCTTCCTCTCGTCCATCGCGGCCGGCCTGGGCCTGATGGTGCTGGTGGAGCTGTGGATCGCGAAGGCGTTCAAGCGGCAGGTCCGCGTGGCGCAGCTCGCCGCGCTCGGCAAGGTGGCGTTCTGGGCCCTCGCGGTGTACGAGGCGTTCCGCCTCGGCGACCTGGCCGTCCGCGGCCAGCTCGGGCACGCGCTCACCGGCCCGAAGGCCGGCCTGTTCCTGGCCGAGGTGGTGCTGGGCGGCCTCCTGCCGCTCGTGCTCCTCGGCGCGGCGAAGCTCCGTGAGCGTCCGGCGATCCTGGGCGTGGCGTCGGCGCTCGCCACCGGCGGCATCGTGCTGAACCGCATGAGCGTGGTGGTGTTCGCGATGAACCTCAAGGGCGCCATGCCGCAGGACTCGGCGCAGGCGTACCTCCCGAGCTCGGTCGAGTGGGGCGTCTCGCTCGGCCTCATCGCGGCGACCATCTTCCTCTTCGGGCTCGCGGTCCGGCACATGCCGGTGCTGCCCAAGGAGGAGCCCGCCGAGGCAGCGAACGAGCCGAAGGCGGAGCAGGCCAGCGCGTAA
- a CDS encoding TIGR00730 family Rossman fold protein yields MRICIFCGSSSGVRPEYAAAARDTGALLARRGIGMVFGGGRVGLMGLAADAALAGGGEVVGVIPRTLVEREVAHQRLTAQHVVETMHERKALMAKLTDAFVALPGGAGTYEELFEIWTWAQLGIHRKPLGVLDVAGYFAPLLAMADHAVKEGFMRPEYRAMLQVAAEPAELLDKLAAYRPPEHKWAPARDVKP; encoded by the coding sequence ATGCGGATCTGCATCTTCTGCGGCTCTTCCAGCGGCGTCCGGCCCGAGTACGCGGCGGCCGCCCGCGACACCGGCGCCCTGCTCGCCCGGCGCGGCATCGGCATGGTGTTCGGCGGCGGGCGGGTGGGCCTCATGGGCCTCGCCGCCGACGCCGCGCTCGCCGGCGGCGGCGAGGTGGTGGGCGTCATCCCGCGCACGCTGGTCGAGCGCGAGGTGGCCCACCAGCGCCTCACCGCGCAGCACGTGGTCGAGACCATGCACGAGCGCAAGGCGCTCATGGCGAAGCTGACCGACGCGTTCGTGGCGCTGCCGGGCGGGGCCGGCACGTACGAGGAGCTGTTCGAGATCTGGACCTGGGCGCAGCTCGGCATCCACCGCAAGCCGCTCGGCGTGCTGGACGTGGCCGGCTACTTCGCGCCGCTGCTCGCGATGGCCGACCACGCGGTGAAGGAGGGCTTCATGCGGCCCGAGTACCGCGCCATGCTGCAGGTCGCGGCGGAGCCCGCGGAGCTCCTCGACAAGCTCGCCGCGTACCGCCCGCCCGAGCACAAGTGGGCGCCGGCCCGCGACGTGAAGCCCTAG
- a CDS encoding DUF748 domain-containing protein — MRRRNARRLAVALGILLVLGIAVRLALDPIATWRTRKVLAGLEGMRGTFSDVEIRLLSLSYVIHHLRIEKVGAGGEALPYLEVERAELGVYAKELLHGHLVAGVELRRPKMNLLVGKAREGTQAAKEAPEAGRGLEALAPFRIDRAEVKDGELLWVDGREPEKPRLWFHGIEATLENFATRAALARREPTVLAARATLQRSGTVSVFATADPLAKQLTFAGQGTVTGLRLAELGELLDAKTDLVPEKGTLDLYVSFRAEDGRLSGGVRPLVKDAALKAGASGLGTRLKAMLADASLHLFSDERGGKEVVATTIPIEGSVKGPQVQAVPTILGVLRNAFVRGLAGGLSGLPPPKAKEKQGTLEQARRALSPGHGPPRAQPRKGEKR; from the coding sequence ATGCGGCGCCGCAACGCCAGACGCCTCGCCGTCGCGCTCGGGATCCTGCTCGTCCTCGGGATCGCGGTCCGGCTGGCGCTCGACCCGATCGCCACCTGGCGCACGCGCAAGGTGCTGGCCGGCCTGGAGGGCATGCGCGGGACCTTCTCCGACGTCGAGATCCGGCTGCTCTCGCTGTCCTACGTCATCCACCACCTCCGCATCGAGAAGGTGGGCGCGGGCGGCGAGGCGCTCCCGTACCTCGAGGTCGAGCGCGCCGAGCTGGGCGTCTACGCGAAGGAGCTGCTGCACGGGCACCTGGTGGCGGGCGTCGAGCTGCGCCGGCCCAAGATGAACCTGCTGGTGGGGAAGGCGCGCGAGGGGACGCAGGCGGCGAAGGAGGCGCCGGAGGCCGGGCGCGGCCTGGAGGCGCTGGCGCCGTTCCGGATCGACCGGGCCGAGGTGAAGGACGGCGAGCTGCTCTGGGTGGACGGCCGCGAGCCGGAGAAGCCGCGGCTCTGGTTCCACGGCATCGAGGCCACGCTCGAGAACTTCGCCACCCGCGCCGCGCTGGCGCGCCGGGAGCCCACCGTGCTCGCCGCGCGCGCCACGCTGCAGCGCTCCGGCACGGTGTCGGTGTTCGCGACCGCGGACCCGCTCGCGAAGCAGCTCACCTTCGCCGGGCAGGGCACGGTCACCGGGCTGCGGCTCGCGGAGCTGGGCGAGCTGCTCGACGCGAAGACCGATCTCGTGCCGGAGAAGGGGACGCTCGACCTGTACGTGTCGTTCCGCGCCGAGGACGGGCGGCTCTCCGGCGGCGTGCGCCCCCTGGTGAAGGACGCGGCGCTGAAGGCGGGCGCGTCCGGCCTGGGCACGCGCCTCAAGGCGATGCTCGCCGACGCGTCGCTGCACCTGTTCTCGGACGAGCGCGGCGGGAAGGAGGTCGTCGCGACCACCATCCCGATCGAGGGGAGCGTGAAGGGCCCGCAGGTGCAGGCGGTGCCGACGATCCTGGGCGTGCTGCGGAACGCGTTCGTCCGCGGGCTCGCCGGCGGCCTCTCGGGCCTGCCGCCGCCGAAGGCGAAGGAGAAGCAGGGCACGCTGGAGCAGGCGCGGCGGGCGCTGTCGCCGGGGCACGGGCCGCCTCGGGCGCAGCCGCGGAAGGGAGAGAAGCGGTGA